One window of Phocoena phocoena chromosome 13, mPhoPho1.1, whole genome shotgun sequence genomic DNA carries:
- the MYL2 gene encoding myosin regulatory light chain 2, ventricular/cardiac muscle isoform isoform X1 yields MSPKKAKKRPEGANSNVFSMFEQSQIQEFKEAFTIMDQNRDGFIDKNDLRDTFAALGRVNVKNEEIDEMLKEAPGPINFTVFLQMFGEKLKGADPEETILNAFKVFDPEGKGVLRADYIQEMLTTQAERFSKEEIDQMFAAFPPDVTGNLDYKNLVHIITHGEEKD; encoded by the exons ATG TCACCTAAGAAAGCCAAGAAGAGACCAGAGGGCGCCAATTCCAACGTGTTCTCCATGTTTGAACAGAGCCAGATCCAGGAATTTAAGGAG GCCTTCACCATCATGGACCAGAACAGGGATGGCTTCATAGACAAGAACGATCTGAGGGACACCTTTGCTGCTCTTG GGCGTGTGAAtgtgaaaaatgaggaaattgatgaAATGCTCAAGGAGGCTCCAGGTCCAATTAACTTTACTGTGTTCCTACAGATGTTTGGGGAGAAACTTAAGG GGGCAGACCCCGAGGAGACCATTCTCAACGCGTTCAAAGTGTTTGACCCTGAAGGCAAAGGGGTGCTCAGGGCTGATTA CATACAGGAGATGCTGACCACGCAGGCGGAGAGGTTTTCCAAGGAGGAG ATCGACCAGATGTTTGCCGCCTTCCCCCCTGATGTGACTGGCAACTTGGACTATAAGAACCTGGTGCACATCATCACCCATGGAGAAGAGAAGGACTAA
- the MYL2 gene encoding myosin regulatory light chain 2, ventricular/cardiac muscle isoform isoform X2 yields MFEQSQIQEFKELGVTKCVSPALGRVNVKNEEIDEMLKEAPGPINFTVFLQMFGEKLKGADPEETILNAFKVFDPEGKGVLRADYIQEMLTTQAERFSKEEIDQMFAAFPPDVTGNLDYKNLVHIITHGEEKD; encoded by the exons ATGTTTGAACAGAGCCAGATCCAGGAATTTAAGGAG CTTGGAGTTACTAAGTGTGTGTCTCCTGCCCTAGGGCGTGTGAAtgtgaaaaatgaggaaattgatgaAATGCTCAAGGAGGCTCCAGGTCCAATTAACTTTACTGTGTTCCTACAGATGTTTGGGGAGAAACTTAAGG GGGCAGACCCCGAGGAGACCATTCTCAACGCGTTCAAAGTGTTTGACCCTGAAGGCAAAGGGGTGCTCAGGGCTGATTA CATACAGGAGATGCTGACCACGCAGGCGGAGAGGTTTTCCAAGGAGGAG ATCGACCAGATGTTTGCCGCCTTCCCCCCTGATGTGACTGGCAACTTGGACTATAAGAACCTGGTGCACATCATCACCCATGGAGAAGAGAAGGACTAA